The following proteins are co-located in the Chloroflexota bacterium genome:
- a CDS encoding 2-dehydropantoate 2-reductase — MKIAVMGTGGVGGYFGGRLAARGEDVTFIARGSHLQAIQDRGLTVRSTLGDFTVVGAQATDDPSRVGTADVVLFCVKAWDTRSAAEHTRPLVGEGT, encoded by the coding sequence ATGAAAATCGCGGTGATGGGCACGGGCGGGGTGGGCGGCTACTTCGGCGGCCGGCTAGCGGCGCGTGGTGAAGACGTGACCTTCATCGCCCGTGGATCGCATCTGCAGGCAATCCAGGATCGGGGGCTGACCGTACGGAGCACCCTCGGCGACTTCACCGTGGTGGGCGCCCAAGCCACGGACGATCCCTCGCGCGTGGGGACGGCCGACGTCGTGCTCTTCTGCGTGAAGGCGTGGGACACGCGCTCGGCCGCCGAGCACACGCGACCGCTGGTGGGGGAGGGAAC